The Acinetobacter calcoaceticus sequence TAAACTTTTTTATGTACTTACTACTATGGAGAAAGAGGAAATAGCCAATAAAATCCATGAATATTGGGAATGCTCGACCTGTGTTGGTTACGACTTTGATGAGTAAGCATTCCTGATTTCATATAGCACATGTGCTCTTAATTCGTGATGGAGAGGAACTTTAGGGTGGTTAAAGCTCTTCACTTTCTGCATTCCCAGCCTTTCCATTACAGCTTGAGATGGTCTATTAAGAGTAGATGTGAATGACACGACCTTATTTAAATTGAGTACATTAAAAGCATAGTCTAAAACAGCTTTTGCTCCTTCAGTTGCATAACCTTGCTTCCAAAATTCTTTTGCAAGTCGCCAGCCAATTTCCACGCATGGAGAGAAATCAAATTGTTCAGGTTGGTTATGCAAACCAATAAATCCGATAAATTGATGGCTTTCTTTTAATTCTACTGCCCAAAACCCCCAACCATTTTCATCAATGAGAAGTGAAATTTTTTGTATTAAGTTAAGACTTTCTTGGGGTGTCAGTAGATTTGGGAAAAATTGCATGACGTCTTGATCTAGGCCCATTTTGATAAAAGGCTCAAAATCATTTTCTTTCCATTGTCTTAAAATTAAACGTTTAGTTTCGATCATAGGATTGCTCTTGGATGGAAAATTTGAGATTAAAGTGGTTTTTGCACAATCTTCTGTAAAATGATTTTAGAGTTGATGCTTACGACACCTTTAATTTTATTTAAAGTATTAATAACAAAATGCGAAAAAGAATTTAGATCTTTAGTCGCCACGTGTAAAACATAATTAGATTCGCCCGTAATAATATAGGCATTAATCACTTCATCAAAATTTTTGATCTGACTTAAAAAAAAGTTGTGATCGTTTTCGGTTAGTTGAGCAAGTTTAATTTCAACAATGGCCTCAATTTTTATGCCTAATTTTTCATAATTGACTTTTGCCTGATATTTTTCAATTACTCCATTGCTTTCTAAAATTTTGACACGTCGATGACAAGCTGATGCGGAAAGATTAACGAGATCGGCGAGTTCTTGGTTACTTAATCGAGCGTTATCTTGCAAATGCCTTAAGATTTTTAGATCGGTTGCATCTATATTCATTTTCGAATCTCATCCGTATATTTTCGTTTTAATTAGAATTTTATACGGAAATTAAAGAATTTAATCAAATATTATCGAATAAATCGTAAGAATTGCCATGATAAAATTCAAACACAAAGGAAATGTTGAAATAGGTGAAATAACAAATGATTACTCATGAACAGTGCCTGTATTGGGATCAGGAAGATGAACTCAAAAAATTTAAAGATGAATTTGCGCTTCCAAAAGAAGTGATTTATTTAGATGGTAATTCTTTAGGCGCAAGACCAAAGAAATCATTAGATGTCGCTCAGCATATTATTTCCCAAGAATGGGGAGAGGATTTGATTAATAGCTGGAACAAAGCAGATTGGTGGGGATTGCCAACGAGATTAGGCGATAAAGTTGCAAAGCTAATTGGTGCAGAGCAGGGTGAAGTTGTCATTTCAGACTCTACTACCTTGAATTTATTTAAAGTCTTATCAGCAGCGGTAAAAATTCAAGCCGAAAAATTTCCAGAACGTAAAATTATTGTTGCAGAAAAAGATGCCTTCCCAACAGATATTTATATTATTGAGGGTTTCATTGATTTAATTCACCAAGGTTATCAAGTTGAATTGATTGATGGCCCAGATGATTTGTCACGTGCGTTAGAAAAAGATGTAGCAGTCGTTGTACTTTCTCATGTGAATTATCGAACTGGATATTTCTATGACATGGCATCTATTAATCAACAAATTCACGCTAAAGACGCTTTGATTATTTGGGATTTATGTCACTCAGTTGGCGCAGTTCCTATGGACTTAAACCAGAGTAATAGTGATTTTGCGATTGGTTGTACTTATAAATATTTAAATGGTGGTCCAGGTTCTCCAGCTTTGTTGTGGGTAAATCAAAAGCATCGTGACCAGTTCTGGCAGCCGTTATCGGGGTGGTGGGGCCACAAAAAACCATTTGAGATGTCACAGCACTATGAGCCCGCTAATAGTATCCGTCGTTACTTATGTGGAACTCAGCCCATCATTTCTATGAGTTTGATTGAATGTGGTGTTGATATTTTCTTGCAGGTAGACATGCAAAAAATACGTGAGAAATCTCTAAAATTGACAGATTTGTTTATTCAACTCGTCCATCAGGAATGTGGGCAGTTCGGTTTTGAACTTATTACCCCTTTAAATCATCAATATCGTGGCAGCCATGTCAGTTATCGCCATGAATATGGCTATGAAATTATTCAGGCACTCATTGCCCGTGGTGTGATTGGTGATTACCGAGAGCCAGAAGTATTACGTTTTGGAATTACTCCTCTATACCTAGGTTTTGAAGATATATGGAATGCCGTACAGCAACTTAAGCAGATCATGCTGAATAGCGAATGGAAAAATGAGCACTATTTGGTTAGAGGCGAAGTGACCTGATATTTGGGAAGCAAAATCAGAAAAATGGCTAGGAGGGCCTATGAGCAGTTTTGATGAAATACAAAATAGAGAAGCGGGCTTACATAAGAAATTATCTGCAAAGCAAATGGGAATGATTGCAATTGGTGGAGCGATTGGTACTGGACTGTTTATGGGAAGCAAGTTTGCAATCAGCTTTGCTGGCCCAGCCGTTATTGTTAGTTATGCGATTGGTGGCCTAATTGCATTTGCTATCATGGCTTGTTTAGCTGAAATGACAGTTCAGCATCCGACTTCAGGTTCCTTCGGCGCCTATGCAGAACATTATATTAGTCCACTTGCAGGGTTTTTAGTCCGTTATTGCTATTGGGCATGCATTGTATTAGCAGTGGGCACAGAGATTACAGCAGTTGCTGACTATATGAAATTATGGTTCCCACATGTCGGTTCTTGGATCTGGATTGCTTTTTTCTCGGTTACCTTGCTGGTTGTAAATGCATATAGCGTTAAGGCTTTTGGATTGGTTGAATATTGGTTTTCGACCATTAAAGTCTTCGCCATTATTGTATTTATTCTTTTGTCTATTGGCATATTGACTCAGAGTCATGAAGGAACAGGACAAGTCATTTCCAATTTAACTGAGCATGGCGGCTTTTTCCCACATGGTTTTAGTGGGGTTTGGATTGGAGTCATTATTTCAATATTTAGCTATTTAAGTATCGAAATGATCGCTGTTGCGGCAGGTGAGGCTAAAGATCCGGAGCGAGCTGTTAAAACTGCCTTTAAAAGTACTGCAATTCGCTTAATCCTATTTTATTTACTGTCTTTATTTTTAATTGTGGCACTTGTTCCATGGACGGATTTAATTGGTACTGAAACAACTAGCCCTTTTGTAATGGTAATGAAAATTGTAGGTATTCCATATGCAGACAGTATTTTAAATTTCATTGTAATTGTCGCAGCTCTATCAGCTATGAACAGCATGCTCTATATCTCAACACGTATGTTGTTTAGCTTGTCGCGGGCTGGTGATGCCCCAAAGCTATTTGGACGTATTAGTAGTAATGGTGTGCCAGTTAACGCGCTGCTCTTATCTGCTGTTGGTATTGGTATTGCGAGCATTGTCTATACGATTAATCCAGCTTCAGCTTTTCCCATCATGATTGCGCTATCCATGTTTGGAGCATTATTTACGTGGGGTAGTATCTTTGTTACGCATATGTTTTTTAGAAGAAATATGACGCAACAAGGTTTGCAGTTAAAGTTTAAAGTTCCAGCTAGTCGGTTTATTTCGTTGTTGGGATTAATCGCGATTTTAAGTATCACTATTACGACTTGGTTTACCAATGAATTTAAGTCAACTCTACAATTCGGTGTTCCTTTAATTGTTGTTCTTACGTTTTTCTATTATTTAAAACGCTCATCAGCCAAGCTTTCTTTGAGTGCTCATGAAGAATCGTTGAAGTGAGAAGCATATGAAACAATATGATAATTCGATTACTGTGGCTAATGAAGATGAGATACTGACTAGCTTTCAAATAAGAAGTTTAGTCAGCTATCAAGAATATAGACACATTCGAGATATTCAATATGGTGCTCATCCCCGATCTACGTTAGATTTATTTCCTGTAGAACAGACGAATAAAACCATTATTTTTATCCATGGTGGATATTGGCAGTGGTGTGAGAAATCAGATTTTGCTTTTATTGCGCCGTATATTTTAGAACAAAGAGCTCAATGTATTCTTCTAGAATATGACTTAGCTCCACAGAGTAAAATTGCAGATATTGTGACTCAAGTTTATCAAGCTCTCGATTTCATTGCAGGGCAAGATTGGATAACCGATGAAGTTGTGTTGGTTGGACATTCGGCAGGAGCTCATCTCGGCGCATTAACTTTAGACCATCCACTCATATCTGAGATAGTCTTCTTAAGTGGAATTTATGATTTAGAGCCAATACAAAAGACCCATTTAAATCATGCGCTAAATTTGACAAAAGAAGATATTTTGAAATATAGCCCTATTTATCATAAAGAGAGAATTCATATCCCTTGTAAAATCTTATGTGGAGAACTGGAACTCGAAGAATTGAAATGGCAAAGTCAGATCTATTTTGAAAGTAAAAGTAGCCAAGATCTGGATTTGGTTCAGTTTAAGCTTATTCCAGAGGTCAATCATTATTCAATTCTAGATTATTATTTTAAGTCGGAATTCATATAAGTAATTGAAAAATATATTATATAACCTCTATCTGTATAAAAAGGATTATATTCAAAATTTAATTGCCACCAAAATGTGAGCTCAATCACAACTAATCCTATTTTTTGCAGAAAGTACTAGTTGTTGTTGACCTGACTATTAAACTTAATTAGATTAAAAAGATAGTGCTTTCTCACTAGACGACAAAATGTTTAGCTGTTGTTTGGATGAGTTTCAAGTCCGTAGCTTCCCAAGATACGGACTTTTTTATTTTTTAATTATAAGTAAAATATAATAACTATTTATTATGATTTTTGATCATCTTGGAAGGTATTAAACTTTAATAGTTTTATAAATTTTTAATGAATATTGTAAATATAATTTTAGAACTTACTGGCTTTAAATGGGGCTTATAAAATAAGTTTATAATAAAATTTATATAAAATATAATTTAAAAACAACTTCATAAATTTGTCATATTTCTTAGCTAAATTAAAGTTATAAAAAGAAAAAACGATAACAAATAATAAATACTGTTCTTTAATTTTGAATCCAGTCGGCTCCTATGGGTTGGCTTTTTTATTTGAAAGAGAAGGAGCCTTTATGAAAGTACAATATTTTGAAGGTGGGATGTATGAACATATGTGTCCGGCTTGTGGGCATCTCCACTATATTCCGGTAGAGTATCCCTTTTCTAATGGACGCCAGTGTACCTTTAATGGCAGCTTTGAGAAGCCAACATTTAATCCGGACATAAGTATTGTTGGTCGTTGTCATTATTTTATTAAAGAAGGGTTTATTGAATACGCTACCCATAGTAAACATCATTTAGCTGGACAAAGAGTAGAACTACCTGAGCTAGAAAATGGATAAATGTTTTAATTATATAATATTTTTATTTGTTTTTTTGAAGTAATATTTTTTTACGTATTTAATACTGAAGCTTTATAGTTAAAAAATTTGTAAATCTCTTCTAGTTGCTGATTTATCTAAATTCTGAAATAATTTTTATAAATAATTGTTTTTATTGTGTGTTTATGGATATTTGGAAATTTTTGCGAAGCTTTAATACTGTTGGAACATATCTTTCGATTTCTACTTTTATATTAGTGGTACTGATTATATATTTCTATATTTTAAATCCCACATAAAATTTTATGCTGAAAAACATGAGCCAAATTTTAATATTAAAGTTCTATATTTTTATTTTATTTGAATTGGTTCACATTTTTGATTAAAAAAATATACTAGCGTTGTGAAAAATAAGATTTTGTGAAAATATAATTTGGTTTCAGTACAGGAGAGTATAAGAAAAATTTCTTTCTAAAATATTTAAACCTTAAAGATAAAGATAGTACAGATCATAACAAAAATGCCTGAAATAAAAGATATGGAGATTTTTCATGAAGTTTTGCCAAGTATCGGCTATTTTCTTAACAATGGCCGCCGTCAATTTTGTCTATGCCGCAACCCCCACATCAAGCTCTATCTTAGATTCTTCGCAAGTAAAAGGAATTATTAAAAACCAATATATTGTTATTCTTAATAAAGATGCTGGCCGACCTACAGATTTTGCCCAGAATATTGCTAAGCAACATGGAGGCAAAGTTCTACAATCTTATGACACTGTACTTAAGGGTTTTGCAATTTATTTGCCAGATACAGCGGCTACTGCTTTTGTCGAAGCAATGAAAAAAAATCCACAAGTACTTTCAGTAGAAAACGATACAGTCATGAAAATTGATGTGACTACTCAGAGTAATCCGGATTGGGGACTAGATCGGGTAGATCAAAAAGCTTTGCCTTTAAATTCTACGTATTCTTATTCACAAACAGGTTCTGGCACGACTGCTTATATTGTTGATACAGGTATCTTGTCTAGCCATCAACAATTTTCTGGACGTGTACAAGCAGGTTATACGGCGATATCTGATGGGAAGGGCACGACTGACTGTAATGGGCATGGGACTCATGTCGCTGGTACGGTGGGTGGAAGTGCGTATGGGATTGCAAAGAATGTAAGTTTAGTTCCAGTTCGAATTTTAGGTTGTGATGGTTCTGGTGCCTCTAGTAACGTGATTGCTGGTTTAGATTGGATATTAAAAAATGGTAAAAAACCTGCTGTTGTAAATATGTCGTTAGGTGGAGATGCAAGTGCATCTTTAGACAGTGCAGTTGAAAATCTATTTAATAATGGTTATGTCATGGTAGTGGCAGCAGGAAACTCAAATACGGATGCATGTAACTCTTCACCAGCAAGAGTGAGTAAGGCAATTACAGTTGCAGCTACAGATAATACTGATACACGGGCAAATTATTCTAATTATGGCAGTTGTGTTGATATTTTCGCCCCAGGAAGTCAGATCAATTCTGCATGGATTGGTAGTAATACAGCAACTAAAGTGCTAAATGGAACTTCAATGGCTACTCCACATGTTGCTGGCGTGGTTGCTGAAATGTTGCAAAGTGCACCTACTGCAACACCTCAAACAATTTCAACTAATCTTGTAAACCAGGCGAGTAGTAATGTGGTAAAAAATCCATCTGGTAGTCCAAATCGTTTGTTATATAAGGCTCCTTAATAAAAAATGTAATCCGTAGATCATAAAAAGGTCCCGAAGGACCTTTTTTAAATTTTAGCGTGAGTACCATATTTATCAATCATGATTGAACTGGCTTCATTTAAGCCGCGTACAGTAACTTTTATGCCATTTTTTTGAAATTTATTGATGGCCGAATCAAGCATTGCTACTGAGGTCACATCCCAAATATGTGAGTGAGTTAAATCTATAATGACGTTTTGGATTTCTTCATTAAAGTTAAAACTTTGTAGAAACTTTTCAGAAGAACTAAAGAAAATCTGACCTCTTAAATCATATAAACGGGCTTCACCTTCAAAAGAAGCATTTACATGGATGTCATTTTCAAGTTTATTTGCTAAAAATAATGCCGAAAGTAATACACCAGTCAATACACCTAGCGCTAAGTTATGAGTGGCAACCACCACAACAACAGTTGCGATCATAACGATATTGCTACTTTTAGGATTAGTTTTAAAATGAGTTAGAGAACTCCACTCGAAAGTACTAATTGACACCATAATCATAACAGCCACAAGAGCAGCCATTGGAATAACCTTCAGCCAATCACTTAAAAAAACAACTAAAATCAGTAAAAATATGCCGGCACAGAAAGTAGATAAACGCGTACGACCACCTGATTTTACATTAATCATTGATTGGCCAATCATCGCACAACCCGCCATTCCACCCATAAAACCTGAGGCAATATTGGCAATACCTTGACCTTTGCACTCTTGAAATTTATCGCTTGGAGTGTCCGTCATTTCATCAACAATTGTTGCAGTCATCATTGATTCAAGTAAACCCACTGCAGCAAGGGCTAAAGAATAAGGAAGAATAATAAGGAGTGTTTCTGAATTAAAAGGAATATCTGGAATTAAAAAGATAGGTAAGGTATCTGGTAATGACCCCATATCACCAACCGTTCGAACATCCATACCTAGAAAAATGGCGAGTAGCGTGATAATAACAATACAAATGAGGGGCGAAGGAAAGAATTTTCCAATTTTGGGAGTGTAAGGAAATAAGTAAATAATTCCTAAGCCGATTGCAACTAATAAGTAGACATGCCATGTCACGTTTACTAACTCTGGTAATTGAGCCATAAAAATGAGGATGGCGAGGGCATTAACAAACCCAATAACAACCGATTTGGAAACAAAACGCATGAGTTTAGCGAGTTTAAAATATCCAGCTAAAATCTGTATGGCACCGGTTAAAACAGTTGCTGCAAATAGGTATTGAAGCCCATGGTCCTTTACAAGTGTCGTCATGACTAGGGCCATTGCACCTGTAGCTGCCGAAATCATAGCGGGACGACCGCCAACAAATGAAATAATAACGGCAATACAAAAAGATGCGTATAAACCAACTTTGGGATCTACACCTGCAATAATTGAAAATGCAATTGCTTCGGGAATTAAAGCAAGACCAACAACAAGACCTGAAAGAATATCTGCACGGACATTAGAGAACCATTGTTCTCGGACATTCGATAACATGAGGGAATAGCCTATAGTTCTAAATTTTGAAAAGGCTAGTGATGTGATATATCAACACAAGCGACTACACCACATCACTAAATAATGATGAGTTATTTACAATGATAAGGGTAAATAAACTTAAGGTGGCGTAAGTGTCATGATGATAGAGAATTTGAGGCTTTTAAAAGTGGCGAAAGAATAACATAGGTTGTTAAAGTTGACTAACTTGAGCTTATTAAATCGGGTCGATAAAAGAGTTAATCGTAATTTTTCATTTCCGCTTTGGGCATCGAAGTAAATTCATTTAATGGCATGTCTAAGAAAAAATCTCTTGCTTCAGAATGATTACAGTTGAGCCAATCATTTC is a genomic window containing:
- a CDS encoding GNAT family N-acetyltransferase, with amino-acid sequence MIETKRLILRQWKENDFEPFIKMGLDQDVMQFFPNLLTPQESLNLIQKISLLIDENGWGFWAVELKESHQFIGFIGLHNQPEQFDFSPCVEIGWRLAKEFWKQGYATEGAKAVLDYAFNVLNLNKVVSFTSTLNRPSQAVMERLGMQKVKSFNHPKVPLHHELRAHVLYEIRNAYSSKS
- the gigD gene encoding Lrp/AsnC family transcriptional regulator GigD, which codes for MNIDATDLKILRHLQDNARLSNQELADLVNLSASACHRRVKILESNGVIEKYQAKVNYEKLGIKIEAIVEIKLAQLTENDHNFFLSQIKNFDEVINAYIITGESNYVLHVATKDLNSFSHFVINTLNKIKGVVSINSKIILQKIVQKPL
- the kynU gene encoding kynureninase — protein: MITHEQCLYWDQEDELKKFKDEFALPKEVIYLDGNSLGARPKKSLDVAQHIISQEWGEDLINSWNKADWWGLPTRLGDKVAKLIGAEQGEVVISDSTTLNLFKVLSAAVKIQAEKFPERKIIVAEKDAFPTDIYIIEGFIDLIHQGYQVELIDGPDDLSRALEKDVAVVVLSHVNYRTGYFYDMASINQQIHAKDALIIWDLCHSVGAVPMDLNQSNSDFAIGCTYKYLNGGPGSPALLWVNQKHRDQFWQPLSGWWGHKKPFEMSQHYEPANSIRRYLCGTQPIISMSLIECGVDIFLQVDMQKIREKSLKLTDLFIQLVHQECGQFGFELITPLNHQYRGSHVSYRHEYGYEIIQALIARGVIGDYREPEVLRFGITPLYLGFEDIWNAVQQLKQIMLNSEWKNEHYLVRGEVT
- a CDS encoding amino acid permease, encoding MSSFDEIQNREAGLHKKLSAKQMGMIAIGGAIGTGLFMGSKFAISFAGPAVIVSYAIGGLIAFAIMACLAEMTVQHPTSGSFGAYAEHYISPLAGFLVRYCYWACIVLAVGTEITAVADYMKLWFPHVGSWIWIAFFSVTLLVVNAYSVKAFGLVEYWFSTIKVFAIIVFILLSIGILTQSHEGTGQVISNLTEHGGFFPHGFSGVWIGVIISIFSYLSIEMIAVAAGEAKDPERAVKTAFKSTAIRLILFYLLSLFLIVALVPWTDLIGTETTSPFVMVMKIVGIPYADSILNFIVIVAALSAMNSMLYISTRMLFSLSRAGDAPKLFGRISSNGVPVNALLLSAVGIGIASIVYTINPASAFPIMIALSMFGALFTWGSIFVTHMFFRRNMTQQGLQLKFKVPASRFISLLGLIAILSITITTWFTNEFKSTLQFGVPLIVVLTFFYYLKRSSAKLSLSAHEESLK
- a CDS encoding alpha/beta hydrolase; the encoded protein is MKQYDNSITVANEDEILTSFQIRSLVSYQEYRHIRDIQYGAHPRSTLDLFPVEQTNKTIIFIHGGYWQWCEKSDFAFIAPYILEQRAQCILLEYDLAPQSKIADIVTQVYQALDFIAGQDWITDEVVLVGHSAGAHLGALTLDHPLISEIVFLSGIYDLEPIQKTHLNHALNLTKEDILKYSPIYHKERIHIPCKILCGELELEELKWQSQIYFESKSSQDLDLVQFKLIPEVNHYSILDYYFKSEFI
- a CDS encoding DUF6527 family protein gives rise to the protein MKVQYFEGGMYEHMCPACGHLHYIPVEYPFSNGRQCTFNGSFEKPTFNPDISIVGRCHYFIKEGFIEYATHSKHHLAGQRVELPELENG
- a CDS encoding S8 family peptidase; the protein is MKFCQVSAIFLTMAAVNFVYAATPTSSSILDSSQVKGIIKNQYIVILNKDAGRPTDFAQNIAKQHGGKVLQSYDTVLKGFAIYLPDTAATAFVEAMKKNPQVLSVENDTVMKIDVTTQSNPDWGLDRVDQKALPLNSTYSYSQTGSGTTAYIVDTGILSSHQQFSGRVQAGYTAISDGKGTTDCNGHGTHVAGTVGGSAYGIAKNVSLVPVRILGCDGSGASSNVIAGLDWILKNGKKPAVVNMSLGGDASASLDSAVENLFNNGYVMVVAAGNSNTDACNSSPARVSKAITVAATDNTDTRANYSNYGSCVDIFAPGSQINSAWIGSNTATKVLNGTSMATPHVAGVVAEMLQSAPTATPQTISTNLVNQASSNVVKNPSGSPNRLLYKAP
- a CDS encoding SulP family inorganic anion transporter, which encodes MLSNVREQWFSNVRADILSGLVVGLALIPEAIAFSIIAGVDPKVGLYASFCIAVIISFVGGRPAMISAATGAMALVMTTLVKDHGLQYLFAATVLTGAIQILAGYFKLAKLMRFVSKSVVIGFVNALAILIFMAQLPELVNVTWHVYLLVAIGLGIIYLFPYTPKIGKFFPSPLICIVIITLLAIFLGMDVRTVGDMGSLPDTLPIFLIPDIPFNSETLLIILPYSLALAAVGLLESMMTATIVDEMTDTPSDKFQECKGQGIANIASGFMGGMAGCAMIGQSMINVKSGGRTRLSTFCAGIFLLILVVFLSDWLKVIPMAALVAVMIMVSISTFEWSSLTHFKTNPKSSNIVMIATVVVVVATHNLALGVLTGVLLSALFLANKLENDIHVNASFEGEARLYDLRGQIFFSSSEKFLQSFNFNEEIQNVIIDLTHSHIWDVTSVAMLDSAINKFQKNGIKVTVRGLNEASSIMIDKYGTHAKI